The window TTCTGCGGAGTCTATTGATAACAAAAATACAGCTCAAGCAGGTAAAGGCCTTGAAGGGGCAAATGTTAACCTCAGAACCACACATTTAGATAACCAAAGCGGGGCGGTTCGTGCAGGGCAAGCGATTGAAGCGAATATCGCACAAAGCCTGAATAACATACAAGGGATGCTATCTGCGGGAACGGATTTGAATGTAACCGATAAAGCGCAAGGTAAAGTCTTAGCGGTATTAAATCAGCAAGGGGTGATAGTCAGTAATGGCTCTGCCACGATCACGGCGAACCAGTTAACAGGTGAAGGTAAACTTATCGCGCAAAAAGCGTTATCGCTCACCTTCAATCAACTATTTGAAAATACGGGACGCATTCAGGCAGGTGAAAACCTAACGGCTAATTTTGCTCAAGGTTTTACCAATAAAGGGTTAATTTCTAGTCTTGGCGAGCTGGTTTTAAACACAACGACCGTTATTAACCAACTTTCAGGTGAGATCAGTGGGCAAAGTACCCGTATAAAAGCCAGTGGTCAGGTACACAATACTGGGCTCATTGATGGCGTATTAACTCATATTGTTGCTAATTCCTTAAGTAACTTAGGAACAGGCCGCATTTATGGTGATTTCCTTGCCATCGCAGTAAATAGCTTAGTCAATGATAAACAAGGAGATAAAGCAGCGGTTATTGCTGGGCGTAAAGAGGCCAATCTTGCGGTTGGTGAACTTTTAAACCGTGATCACGCTTTAATTTACAGTGATGGTGATTTAACTATCGGTAGCCAATTAAACGACCAGCTAAAAGCCACCGGTCATGCTAAAAGCGTGAAAAACCATAGTGCTAACATTGAAGCGGCAGGTAACCTCACACTAAAAACGGATTTACTTGAAAATAAAGATATCCATTTACAACTGACTGATGAAGCCGTGGAAGTGAGCCGTGAACATTTTGATTGGTACGATTTTGGTAATGGGCGACGTTATAAAATTCAGCCGCGTAATGGCAACCAAACGCGTTACGCTATTAATGAAGATGGTACGCTGAACAAGGAAGTGGGTATTCATTATGAAAAATCTAATCGCTGGCGGATGTTTGAGTATGGTAACTGGACTAAGAATTTTTATGAATACGATTACGACCGTATCATTTATGAAACCCAAGTTATCAAACGCGATGCCGCATTGATTACGAGTGGAAAGCACTTGACGATTGATGGTCAGCAGCTGAACAATGAAAATTCACGCGTTGTTGCGGGGCAAAACCTGATCTTAACAGGCTATGATCTCAACAACGAAGAAGCACAGGGTGTTCGCCGTATCTTTGAAGATGGAAATACGATTTATCGCTATAAAGGTGGTAAAAAATGGAAAACGCGTACTAGCACGTCAAAATACCAAGGGGTCAATAGCGAAGAAGATTTAGCCTTACATCTATTAGAGGTTGCCGAGAACGCGGGGGGGATCAATAAAACTCAGCTCGATTCAGTCAAAGTGAACCAACTGGATGGGCAAGCCGAACGTGTTTCTGACGCTAATCAACAAGAAAACCAAGGTGCAGCTGTTACTGAGCAGGCGTTAAAAGATAGCAAAAACACGCCATTAGACCTGAAGCCAGGCCAACAAATGGAAGTGGCGCAGTTACCTTCAATTTCAGACAAAGTGGATGTTAAAGACGACAAATCGGTTGACTCATCATTACACGCTGATGATGCCAACATCGGTAACGGGGCTGACATTCAAGGGCAAACTGATGTAGGCAAAGGGGAAAATATCACTGCGGAGACTGGGCCTCAGGGTAAAGACAACCTCGATACCGTGATAAGAACCGTTGGGCCAAACACTCAATTACCCGACAATAGTCTGTTTAACTTAACACCGGGTAGTGATAGCCAATTTTTGATTGAAACCGACCCGCGTTTCACTAACTACAAGAAATGGTTGTCGAGTATTGATATTGTCACCAATGAGCAGCTCCATAAGCGTTTGGGGGATGGTTACTATGAGCAACGTTTAGTTCGTGATCAACTGATTGAAACCACAGGACAGCGCTTATTAGGCAACTACAATAGTGATGAAGAGCAATATCGCGCGCTGCTAACTAACGGTGTTGCGTTTGGTAAGCAATTTAACCTGACTCCGGGCATTGCATTATCACCAGAGCAAATGGCGAACTTAACCACAGACATCGTGTGGATGGTGAATAAAGAAGTCACACTGCCGGATGGCCGCGTTGAAATGGTTAGTGTTCCGCAAGTGTATGTCCGAGCCCGTCAAGGGGACTTAAACGGTAATGGTGCATTGTTAGCGGGGCGTAATGTTTCCGCCAACATGACCGGTAATATCCTTAATAGCGGTGAAATCAGTAGCCGTGAACTGACCGATTTACGTGCTGAAAATATCGAAAATAGTGGGCGCATTCAAGGTAAAGATGTACAACTTGACACCCTAAAAGATATTAAGAATATCGGTGGGGAAATTCGTGGATTAGACAGCGTTTCGCTTTCAGCTGGCCGCGATATTCTCAGTGAAACTGCGCAGCGTGGAGATGGTCAATCACAATGGCTCGACCGACCAGCCAGTATTTATGTCACAGGTGATAATGGCCAGCTTATCTTAAAAGCGGTACAAGATATCAACTTGATCGCCACAGATGTCGGCAATTTAGGCGTTGATGGCAAAACTTCCATTATTGCGGGACGCGATATTAGTTTAGAAACTCGTGATGTCAGCTCGGCATTTGATTACACGCATAATTCAAGCAATTACTATCGTGGGGCTAATAGCACTGAAGTCGGCACGCAAATCCAAACTAAAGGGGATTTAACCTTATCGGCTGGGCAAGATCTTTCCGCTCGTGCAACGACTGTGACCAGCGGTGGAGAGCTGGCGATCAATGTTGGACGTGACATCAATATTACCTCTGGTATTGAAACCAGTGACTATGCGAAACACACAAAAAGCACGGATAAAGGCTTTTTATCAAGCACGACAAAAGAAACTCATGATGAGGTGAACGAACGTACCGCTATCAGTAGTACGTTTAGCGGCGATAGTGTGAAAGTGACCGCAGGGAACAACGTCAATATCGAAGGGAGTAATTTACTTGGAACCAACGATGTCAATGTTACCGCTGGAAATCAGTTAAATGTGACCACTTTTGATGAAGCGTCCCATGAAACACATATGTCGAAAACAACCAAGTCAGGCCTGATGAGCACCGGCGGCATTGGTTTCACGGTTGGTTCAAATTCACAAAAAGTGACCACCGATACGGATAGTAACCAGAAAAAAGGCAGTGTGATTGGGAGTACGGCAGGCGATGTGACATTGACCGCAGGTGGTACAGCAAGCATTCATGGTAGTGATGTGATTGCGGCGAAAGATATCAATGTGACCGGTAGTGATGTGAATATTACGGCGGCTGAAAATAGCCGTACCGATATCACCACAGTGGAAACCAAATCCAGCGGGTTGACGGTTTCCCTCGGCGGTGCAGCGGGCAGCATGTTAGATGGAATGGCGCAGACCGCGAAATCGGCAAAACAAGAAGATGACGGACAATTAGCGGCCCTTAAAGGGATGAAGGCAGGTCTACAAGGCGTTCAGGCTCAACAAGCGGGTGAGCTAGCAGGTTTGAAAGAAGGCGGCAGTGTGGCAGATGCCTTTGGCGTTAATGTGTCATATGGCAGCAGTTCGTCTAAATCGACCACCAAAACCGAGCAGCATACGGCGTCAGGTAGTAGTTTAAGTGCGGGGGATAACATCACCCTTACTGCGACGGGTAAAAAAGAGGGTAGCCAAGGGGATCTGACAGTACAAGGTAGCCAACTGGATGCGGATAAAAACGTCACGTTAACCGCCAAAAATGATATCAACCTGACCAGTGCCACCAACACGCAAAAAGTGGATGGGAAAAACGAAAGCAAAGGTGGCTCAATCGGTGCGGGTATCAGTACGGGCGGTTGGAATGTCAATGCGAGTGTGAATAAAGGCAGCGGCTTTGAAAAAGGTGACAGCCAGTTCTACACCGATACGGAAGTGAACGCAGGCAAACAACTGACCCTCAACAGCGGCAAAGATACCACGCTGACAGGCGCACACGCGAGTGGGGAAACTGTTAAAGCCAATGTGGGCGGGGATTTAACTTTATCGAGCCAACAAGTTACTGATAAGTATGACTCAAAGCAACAGGGCGGCAGTTTAAGCGGCAGTATTGGAACAGGCTTAAATACCACCGCTTCAGTGAATGTTAATAAAACCGAGATGCACAGCGATTATCAATCGGTAGATAAACAAACGGGTATTAATGCAGGCAAAGGCGGTTTTGATATCACCGTCGGTAATCATACGCAACTCGATGGGGCGGTGATTAGCAGCACTGCGGACGCTGAAAAGAACAAGTTGGATACGGGCACGCTGGGCTTTGGGGATATCAAAAATAAAGCTGAGTACAAGGTGGATAGCCAAAGTGGCGGCTTTAGCACAGGGGGCTCTCCATTTGCAGACCAGCTTGCGGGTAATGCCGCAGGCTCCTTGTTGACCAATGTGAATAACAAAGGCAAAGACAGCAATACGACACACTCAGCGGTGTCAGAAGGCGAGATTACAATTCGAGATAAGGATAATCAGAAACAAGATATCAACGAGTTAAGCCGTGATACAGATAATGCCCATGAGAAGCTGAACACCATTTTTGACAAAGAAAAAGAGCAAAAACGGATAGAAAAAACGCAGTTAGTGGGCGAATTAGGTAAGCAGATTACTGATATTGCGGTGACGAATGAGACGATTAAAGCTACGAAGGATGTAGATAGAGAGCACCCTGAGTTGAGTGGCAAGGAAAGAGAAGATGCTATTCAAGCTCAAGTTAACAAATCTGAATGGGGTGTCGGAGGGGATAATCGCCGTATAGTCGAGTCAGGCACCGCTTTGATTCAAGGGCTTATCAGTGGAGATGTGAATAAAGCGGTAGCGAATGCGAGTGCGCCGTATATTGCGAATGAAATCGCCAAAAATATTCCAGAGAAGAACAAAGAAGGACGCATCATTGCCCACGGTATTGCGAATGTTGCATTAGCGCTGGCAAAAGGTGAAAATGCAGGGGCACAATCGCTCGGAGCAATGACAGCGGAAGCGGTTGGAATGTTATCTGAGAAACTGTATAACAAACCAGCTAGCCAGCTGACGGAAGACGAAAAAGCGACAGTCAGTGCATTTGCGAGTCTGGCAGCGGGTATTGCAGGCGGTTTAGTGGGTGGAGATACCTCGAGTGCAGGGAATGCAGCCCAAGCAGGGAAGACGACGGTTGAGAATAACTATTTATCGGGTGATATGTTCACCTTAGATAGGAAAATCAAAGAGGCTAAAAGAAAAGGCGAAGATATAACGCCAATTTTAGAAGAAGCTCGTGCAAAAGCTGAAAAGGATAGAGAGAAAAATAAAGCGTCATGCATAGATAACCCAGATTTATGTGGTTTCGGGCGCGAGTTAGCCAATGAAGCTTATAATGAAAACATGGCCAATGGGCTTTGGCTAGGTATTGATCCTGATATTGTTAATTTCGTTCAAGAAGAAACAATTAAAGATAATGCAGTGATCAATCAGCATACCAGTGAGTTTGGTAAGGATTTAGCGGCTGTATCCGATATTGGAGCTACATTAGCAGGAGCAGGGGTCGGTAGTGTAATTGGAAGTAATATTGGTAAGGGAAATAATAAAGGTACTATTCCAAAACAATCTAACTCGAATAACTCAGTAAATATAGCAACTAATTTTACTAAAGCACCTCAAGCAATTTGGGGGCGTTCTTCAGATGATATAGCTAAAGATTTCAAAACAGCGGGCTGTGAAGTAAATGTCCGCCAGTCAACAAGAGGTTCTGGTCAGGCTGTTATTATTGAGGTCAAGGGGCATCCTGAAATTAGCCAAATCCAATACCACCCTGGAGGAGGTAGACATGGAGGCAGCTATTATAAAGTATCCACGACAACTCAAGGCACAATGAAAGTTGTAGACCCAAGTACATATAAGCCTACACAAGGTGAGAAAGCCACAATAATTAATAAAACTAAAGAGTAGAGATTATGGAACAATTAGAATGGATTACCCGTGCTTTTATGCAGCCAAGTGATACTCAAATGAGACTATTTCCTGATTTTGTAAATGTGGCAGATCAACTTGCAGTTGAGTGGGAAATAGCACTAGATGATATAAATTATGAATTATTATCTATTGAGCAAAGTTCTGCGATAAAAGAATTAGATGATTACATGTTGTCTATCAGCGGCTCAAATAATATCCATTTTTGGAACAATGAAGCTCTTTCATCTTATATAGAGTGGGAAAATATGAGAGCATTAGCTCGAAATGTTGTAGTTAGTATGGGATGGTCTGAAAGCCCCCCTCCGGAAGATAACGCAATATATATCAATCATGACTAACAAGTGATTTTAATAAGATCCCAGCCCCACACTGGGATCTCCTTAGCCGCCTTACTTCCCCTTCAGCCCACCGGATAATCAACTGTCCGGCTTGGCGAGTGAGGGTAAAGTGACTGCCCACCGTAAACCCCAACTCATTCAGCCACTTACCACTTAAGGTGAGTTGCGGGCTGGGGTTGGGTTTACCTCGGTTCGGGGCGTAACCCACTGTATATTATCTGGTTTTGACCACTTCCAATTAATTACTCTTTGTTGTCCAGCGCTTCGCATCATGCATATGTAAGATGCTGTTGATCACGGTCTCAATCGCTTCTCTCTCTTTCTCATCTAGCTGTGAAATCGCTTCAAACTGTCGCTTATTAATGCAGGCAAAGGCGGTTTTGATATCACCGTCGGTAATCATACGCAACTCGATGGGGCGGTGATTAGCAGCACTGCGGACGCTGAAAAGAACAAGTTGGATACGGGCACGCTGGGCTTTGGGGATATCAAAAATAAAGCTGAGTACAAGGTGGATAGCCAAAGTGGCGGCTTTAGCACAGGGGGCTCTCCATTTGCAGACCAGCTCGCGAGTAATGCCGCAGGCTCCTTGTTGACCAATGTGAATAACAAAGGGAAAACCACGTGCTTTACGCACCGTGATCAGCCATTTGGAAAATGTTATGTTAAGGAGCTAAAGAGTTGAACTTGCCATACTCATGCAGTTGGATTTCGTTGAGATCCGTCAGATGCCTTTCTGCCATAATCTAAATAAAAAAACTAAAGGTTTTAATAAGTGTGAAGAGTATGGCTTAATTATAAAAATATTTATATTTTTCTAAATAATATGATTGCTATAACGTTTAAAATATAGATTAATATAAGTGTTGATGGTGCTTGAAAACTATTCTAACAATTTATTTATCTTAAATAAGAATAATGAAATATTTAATTAATATTGATCAACTAATGGATAAGAAGTGGTATATTATCTAGTATATTGTTTCTGTATGTTAGTTCAGGATAAATTGATAAAAAGGCAGCATATAATGCACAATATCTTATCACTAGATAGTGATAATTTCTCAAATATACTTTACCCTTTAGGGTCGCAAGGCCATCAGACGGTTGTCGTTTATTTTTCGGCATCTTGGTGCTTGCCTTGTAAAAATATGAAACCTATTTTTACTAAACTTTCTGAATATTTTCAAGAAAATAACATCATTTTTGGCATTGTTGATATTGCTCAATCTCCTACTTTGGCACCTCAATATGGTATAAAATCAGTGCCGACAATTGCGGTTTTTCAAGATACTCGGTTAATCGATATTATTGCAGGAGAAATGCCATTTAATAAGGTACTAATGGAATTGGAAAAAACGCTCAGTAAGCGTTAATATTCAGCGAATATATTTAATAATAATGATAAGACATTCATAATGTTAATACTGATATTAGAAGGGTTATTGATAGGCTGTCTACTAGGTTTGACGGGAGCTGGCGGGGGAATTCTTGCTGTTCCTGCTTTAATGGCAAGCCAAGATTGGAGTGTAGCATTAGCTGCACCTGTCGGGCTTTTAGCTATTACAATAGCGGCTTTTATTAGTGTTATTCAAGGGCTTATAAAAAAGAATATTCGCTATAAAGCGGCTATTTGGATAGCACTACTGAGTATTCCTTCTGCCAAGTATGGTATTTATCTTGCCCATATTGTTCCTCCAGTTTGGTTAACGCTTATTTTTAGCCTTGTTATGCTTTATGTCGGGGGGCGTATATTTTTCAATAGGGTTGATGAGCAAAATGATGCACATTGTTTAATTAATACTGAAACTGGGAAATTTATTTGGAACACTAAAACAGCGTTAATCTTTGGGGGGATTGGTGTCATTACAGGGTTACTTACTGGTATGCTAGGTGTCGGTGGTGGTTTTATTATTGTTCCTGCATTGCGAAAGTTCACTAATTTGAATATGAAGAGCATTATTGCAACATCGTTAATGGTTATTTTCTGTATTGGTAGTATTAGTATTTTCATTAATGTCTGGAATGGGTTCCAATATCCTAGAGAAATTAGTGTTGTTTTTATTGTTTCATGTGTCATTGGATTATTAATTGGTCGGTTAATAACACATTATATTTCTAATAAAACCATTCAAATGCTATTTTCAAGTGTTGTCATCTTTGTCGCTTTAGGATTGATCTCATCAGTATTAATTGAGTTAAATGTCATTTGAAATAAATTTCAAATATCAGATTATTAATTAAATTTTTATAATTTATGCTGTATGTCACTATTTTGAATTATCAGTCACTTATTCTTCTTAAAGAAAGTGAAATTGATTTATCTTCAAGCTCAAAAAGGTATAATGAACCATCGCATTTTTCTACCCTGATAATAGTGCAATGGATTACTAATATATTCTTCTGGGTAATCATTAAAGGTTGACTAGTATAATTATGACAAAACAAGATAGCTCAACAACGATAATTGATATAGCTAAACGTGCTAATGTAACGGATATTACTGTCTCTAGGGCATTTAATCATCCTGAGATGGTAAAGAAGGAAACTCGGGATAAAATATTAGCTATAGCACAAGAACTCAATTATGTGCCAAATCTTTTTGCACGTAATCTGAAAAATAAAAATAGCCGCATAATAGGTGTGGTTACTGATAGCACATTTAACCCTTTTTATGTCGTACTGATTCAAACGGTCTCACGTTTAGCGAAAGAAAAAGGCTATCAAGTCATGATTTTCGATTCAGATAGCGATGAAAAAGCAGAAAAAACAGCAATCGAAACCTTAGTTAGCTACAAAGCGAGTGGGATCCTACTATCGCCAGTTCGTGATGATAAAGACTATCAACCAAGTTACTTATCATTAATTGACCAGCATAATGTGCCTTTAGTTTTTGTTGACCGTTCAATTTATGGTTATCAGAATAAGTATTCGGGGTTGTTTTTGAAAAACTTTGAAATTGGCGCTTTAACAGGAAAGTTTCTTAACCAGCAAAATAGTGAAAATACACTTATTGTTTCAGGGCCTGAAGGATCTGAAATTAGTTTGTCTCGTTTAGCGGGTATATATGAAAACTTTCCAAATAGAAAAAATATTAATGTCTTATACAGCAGTTATATGTTTAATAAGAATGATGAAGATTATCTAAGAAAAAAAGTTCAAGAGCTTTATACGCCTAATATGTATATTGTTGGGCTGAATGGAATTATTACGGCAGGGATGTATAAAATTATTTTAGAACTAGGACTTTCTTGCCGTTATTTCTCTGTAGATTTACCACCCTATGCAGATACTTACCATTTATCTATTTCTGGTGTACATCATGATTCGGTATATCTTGGTGAATTAACAACAGAGTTATTATTTTCTGAGATAGAGCGAGATTCACATAAAGATCATAAAACAAAACAAATATTTGTTGATGGAAAACTTGTTGTTTATTAATAATATTTAGAATTAAAGAAGGTTATGATCTTTATATACTCTAAAGAATTCGAGTTGTATGTAAGTGCAGTCAACATCTATACAACTTGAAGTATGAAAAATGTAAATAGGCAGGTAGCGATACCTGCCTATTTTAATGGCGATGAAGGACTATTAATTTAGCGTTTCATTGAGCTAATTAATGTCGCACCCCAAATAATTAGGCCTTTTACAATATATTGAACATAAGGTGAAATACCTAATAAATTTAAACCGTTATTAAGTACACCTAAGATCATTGCGCCAATGAGTGTGCCAATGATCATACCACGGCCTCCTGCTATTGAGGCGCCACCGAGTACGACCGCAGCAATCGCATCTAACTCAAAGCCTACCCCTGCATTGGGTTGCCCACTCATTACTCGAGAGGTAAATATTAACCCAGCGAATGCAGCAGTAAAACCGCTAATGACGTAAACTAACATTTTATAACGTTCAACGCGGATACCACTGAGGCGTGCAGCTTCTTCATTACCACCAATGGCGTAAATATAACGGCCAAAAGAGACATGATTTAGTACAACATAGAAAATAAGATAAAGGCCAAGCATTAATAAAATAGGAACTTGAATTCCCATTAACTCTTCGCGTCCCCAAAAAGCAAACTCTTGAGGTAATCCTGACACTGGGTAGCCACCGGTATAAATTAAGGCTAGCCCTTTAGCAATAATCATGGCGCCTAAGGTGACAATAATTGGTGGCATTTTACCATAAGCGGCTAAAATTCCATTAATGAAGCCAAAAGCAACACCGGATAATAAACCCAGAGCAATTGCGGCGTAAGGGTCCATTCCATAATACTTCATTAAGCCTGCCATCAAGGTTCCAGAAAGCGCCATAACAGCACCAACGGACAAGTCAATTCCACCTGTTAAGATAGCAAATGTCATACCGATAGCGATAATGGCATTAATAGAAACCTGACGAGCAATTGTCGAAAGGTTATTTACAGTTAAAAAATGTTCATTAAAAATGGACATGCAGACAAATAAAAGAATTAAACCAACAAGTGGTAAAAATGCAGGTATTTTTGTTAGCTTAGAAAAACTAAATTTATTTTTAGTTAATGGAATTGCACTTTGATTAGACATAGTCGTTATCCTATATAATATTGCCGGCCGCATGCACCATGATCTGAGTTGAGTTTATTTCGTCTCCAGTTAACTCAGCGGCAATTTCACCATCTCGAAAAACCAAAACTCTATCACTGACACCAATAACTTCTGGTAGCTCCGATGAAATCATAATAATGGAAATTCCTTTTTCAGTTAGAGAGCGCATTAATTGATAAATTTCTGATTTTGCCCCAACATCAATACCTCGAGTGGGTTCGTCGAAAATAAGAATTTTGGCTTGTTTATTTAGCCAGCGAGCAATAACAACTTTTTGCTGGTTTCCACCGCTTAAAGTAGAAACTGCAGTGTGAGGCTCTGGTGTTTTAACTTTTACTTGGGAAATTAAATCAATAGATAAAGTGAGTTCTTTTTTGTTTTGAATTAAAAATAATTTTTGAGCGTGATTGTTTAGCCATATATTTTCTTTAACGGAAAACGGCAATACAAGTCCTTGAGTTTTTCGGCTTTCTGGTAATAAACCGATACCTAATTGCAGTGCAGTCGCAGCTGATTTAACTTTAACTTCTTTGCCTTCTAAAACAACTTTTTTCTTGTAAGCCTTATCAGCACCAATCATGGCAAGAATAGTTTCTGTGCGACCTGAACCGACTAATCCAGCAAGCCCTAA is drawn from Providencia huaxiensis and contains these coding sequences:
- a CDS encoding LacI family DNA-binding transcriptional regulator; this translates as MTKQDSSTTIIDIAKRANVTDITVSRAFNHPEMVKKETRDKILAIAQELNYVPNLFARNLKNKNSRIIGVVTDSTFNPFYVVLIQTVSRLAKEKGYQVMIFDSDSDEKAEKTAIETLVSYKASGILLSPVRDDKDYQPSYLSLIDQHNVPLVFVDRSIYGYQNKYSGLFLKNFEIGALTGKFLNQQNSENTLIVSGPEGSEISLSRLAGIYENFPNRKNINVLYSSYMFNKNDEDYLRKKVQELYTPNMYIVGLNGIITAGMYKIILELGLSCRYFSVDLPPYADTYHLSISGVHHDSVYLGELTTELLFSEIERDSHKDHKTKQIFVDGKLVVY
- a CDS encoding ABC transporter permease; the encoded protein is MSNQSAIPLTKNKFSFSKLTKIPAFLPLVGLILLFVCMSIFNEHFLTVNNLSTIARQVSINAIIAIGMTFAILTGGIDLSVGAVMALSGTLMAGLMKYYGMDPYAAIALGLLSGVAFGFINGILAAYGKMPPIIVTLGAMIIAKGLALIYTGGYPVSGLPQEFAFWGREELMGIQVPILLMLGLYLIFYVVLNHVSFGRYIYAIGGNEEAARLSGIRVERYKMLVYVISGFTAAFAGLIFTSRVMSGQPNAGVGFELDAIAAVVLGGASIAGGRGMIIGTLIGAMILGVLNNGLNLLGISPYVQYIVKGLIIWGATLISSMKR
- a CDS encoding sulfite exporter TauE/SafE family protein gives rise to the protein MLILILEGLLIGCLLGLTGAGGGILAVPALMASQDWSVALAAPVGLLAITIAAFISVIQGLIKKNIRYKAAIWIALLSIPSAKYGIYLAHIVPPVWLTLIFSLVMLYVGGRIFFNRVDEQNDAHCLINTETGKFIWNTKTALIFGGIGVITGLLTGMLGVGGGFIIVPALRKFTNLNMKSIIATSLMVIFCIGSISIFINVWNGFQYPREISVVFIVSCVIGLLIGRLITHYISNKTIQMLFSSVVIFVALGLISSVLIELNVI